Proteins encoded together in one Vicinamibacterales bacterium window:
- a CDS encoding redoxin family protein codes for MLLHLILALLLATPSGPAQAGRHIDGPGPTRVLDLAGSSVNPLVLAPRRVAIVLVFTTTDCPISNRYAPEIQRLAARFQKQGIGFTVVYPVSTDTPPVIREHLKKFGYALPVVRDTAQELVKHTGVQVTPEVAVVGAGGRVLYKGRIDDRYIEFGRDRPQPTERTLERALEAIVQGKAVAVRETQAVGCILADLVK; via the coding sequence ATGTTGCTTCACCTCATCCTGGCCCTGCTTCTGGCCACGCCCTCCGGTCCGGCTCAAGCCGGACGCCACATCGATGGGCCCGGCCCGACCCGCGTGCTCGACCTCGCGGGCAGCAGCGTCAATCCACTGGTGCTCGCGCCGCGTCGCGTCGCCATCGTGCTGGTCTTCACCACCACCGACTGCCCGATCTCCAATCGCTATGCCCCGGAGATCCAGCGCCTCGCCGCGCGCTTCCAGAAGCAAGGGATTGGCTTCACGGTGGTGTATCCCGTGAGCACCGACACGCCGCCGGTGATCCGCGAGCACCTGAAGAAGTTTGGCTACGCGCTTCCTGTCGTCCGCGACACGGCGCAGGAACTCGTGAAGCACACCGGCGTGCAAGTGACGCCCGAAGTGGCCGTCGTCGGTGCAGGTGGCCGCGTCCTCTACAAGGGCCGTATCGACGATCGGTACATCGAGTTCGGCAGGGACCGGCCGCAGCCCACCGAACGGACGCTCGAGCGCGCGCTGGAGGCGATTGTGCAGGGCAAGGCGGTGGCCGTGCGTGAGACGCAAGCAGTGGGCTGCATCCTGGCGGACCTGGTGAAATGA
- a CDS encoding APC family permease, with the protein MAKLTGGSALRRSLSLRDLIVYGLLFIGPLAPVGLFGVLDARTNGAVVMVYLLATVAMAFTAWSYAEMSRVVPHAGSVFAYASEGLGRHAGFLAGWLAMLDYLLIPSVAYLFSGIALHALVPSVPAWVFTVAAFMLTTALNLAGVAVAARVGFLVLIAEVVVLLVFVAAALVVIAQDGTSRAWTTPLTGLGAFDLPAVVGAISVAVLSFLGFDAIASFAEESTGDEREVGRAIMVCLAVTGSLFVLQVWLAGVLSTIPPADLAAHPQRQGTAFYDLARVAIGPWLATVLAITNAVGPAFAAMTAQAAAARLLFGMARAGRLPAALARVDPRHGVPTVSLLSAAALTLAVSVWAARRDDGLDALVSIVDVGALAAFTLLHASVVGYFVVRGRAAARLAHRVVPVAGAVVTVWVIAGASTPAKVVGLVWLAAGVVVLAVRRATVR; encoded by the coding sequence ATGGCGAAACTGACGGGCGGATCCGCACTCCGCCGCAGCCTGTCGCTCCGCGACCTCATCGTTTACGGTCTGCTGTTCATCGGCCCGCTCGCGCCCGTGGGCCTGTTCGGCGTGCTTGACGCGCGCACGAACGGCGCGGTGGTCATGGTCTACCTGCTGGCTACCGTGGCGATGGCGTTCACCGCGTGGTCGTACGCTGAGATGTCGCGCGTGGTCCCGCACGCGGGCTCGGTGTTCGCGTACGCCAGCGAAGGGTTGGGGCGCCATGCGGGCTTCCTGGCCGGATGGCTGGCCATGCTCGACTACCTGCTCATCCCGTCGGTGGCCTACCTCTTCTCGGGCATCGCGCTGCACGCGCTGGTGCCATCGGTGCCGGCCTGGGTGTTCACCGTGGCGGCGTTCATGCTGACGACGGCGCTGAATCTGGCCGGGGTCGCCGTGGCCGCGCGGGTCGGCTTCCTGGTGCTCATTGCCGAGGTCGTGGTGCTCCTGGTCTTCGTGGCCGCGGCGCTCGTGGTGATCGCCCAGGACGGGACCTCGCGGGCGTGGACCACGCCCCTGACCGGCCTCGGCGCCTTCGACCTCCCGGCGGTTGTCGGCGCGATCTCGGTGGCCGTCCTGTCGTTTCTCGGGTTCGACGCCATCGCGTCATTCGCCGAAGAGAGCACGGGCGACGAGCGCGAGGTGGGCCGCGCCATCATGGTCTGCCTCGCGGTGACCGGCAGCCTGTTCGTGCTGCAGGTCTGGTTGGCGGGCGTGTTGAGCACCATTCCTCCCGCGGACCTGGCGGCGCACCCCCAACGGCAAGGCACGGCATTCTACGACCTCGCCCGCGTGGCGATCGGGCCGTGGCTGGCGACCGTGCTGGCCATCACCAACGCGGTGGGTCCGGCTTTTGCCGCCATGACCGCGCAAGCCGCTGCCGCGCGCCTGCTCTTCGGGATGGCCCGCGCCGGGCGGCTGCCCGCGGCGCTGGCGCGCGTGGACCCGCGCCACGGCGTGCCCACGGTGTCGCTGCTCTCCGCCGCGGCGCTCACACTGGCCGTGTCGGTGTGGGCGGCGCGCCGGGACGACGGGCTCGACGCGCTGGTGTCGATCGTGGATGTGGGCGCGCTCGCGGCGTTTACGCTGCTGCATGCCTCGGTGGTGGGCTACTTCGTCGTCCGCGGGCGGGCCGCCGCCCGCCTGGCCCACCGCGTGGTGCCGGTGGCGGGCGCCGTGGTCACGGTCTGGGTGATTGCCGGCGCCAGTACGCCGGCGAAGGTGGTGGGCCTGGTGTGGCTGGCCGCCGGCGTCGTGGTGCTGGCCGTGCGTCGAGCTACCGTGCGGTAG
- a CDS encoding TlpA disulfide reductase family protein translates to MKRALFALVLSLIVAAPALSQGAAKPAPPPTIIQKVRAAIAEPDFKKAEKLVLDDMAAQGTTPIAVEAFSWLGRGAVAAKNYDAAMTYAARTYEIVEEQLKTRKLDDEPRLPIALGAAIEVQALATAGQGNRADAIIYLRRELDTYRNTSIVERINKNINLLGLEGTPAFPIESSAWIGPARVSLAGLKGKPVILYLWAHWCPDCKIQGPILEAMLKKHAATGLTLVAPTKLYGYVAQRKAAEAQEEMAYTAEMRDQTYPWMKDYAVPVSAEIFAHYGVSTTPTLVFIDRDGKVAKYNPGQLTAEQLEPLIQKITAPPATAR, encoded by the coding sequence ATGAAACGCGCTCTGTTTGCCTTGGTGTTGTCTCTGATTGTCGCTGCCCCGGCCCTCTCGCAAGGCGCCGCGAAGCCCGCGCCGCCGCCGACCATCATCCAGAAAGTGCGCGCCGCGATCGCCGAGCCTGATTTCAAGAAGGCCGAGAAGCTGGTGCTCGACGACATGGCGGCGCAGGGCACCACGCCGATCGCCGTCGAAGCCTTCTCGTGGCTCGGCCGCGGCGCGGTCGCCGCGAAGAATTACGACGCGGCCATGACGTACGCGGCCCGCACCTACGAAATTGTTGAAGAGCAACTGAAGACCCGCAAGCTGGACGATGAGCCGCGGCTGCCGATCGCCCTTGGCGCGGCGATCGAAGTGCAGGCACTCGCCACGGCCGGGCAAGGCAACCGAGCCGACGCGATCATCTACCTGCGGCGCGAGCTGGACACCTACAGGAACACCTCGATCGTCGAGCGCATCAACAAGAACATCAACCTCCTCGGCCTCGAGGGCACGCCGGCGTTTCCGATTGAGAGCAGCGCATGGATTGGGCCGGCACGCGTCAGCCTGGCCGGCCTGAAAGGCAAGCCGGTCATCCTGTACCTGTGGGCGCACTGGTGCCCCGACTGCAAGATCCAGGGCCCCATCCTCGAAGCCATGCTCAAGAAGCACGCGGCAACCGGACTGACGCTCGTGGCGCCGACCAAGCTCTACGGATACGTGGCCCAGCGAAAGGCGGCCGAGGCGCAGGAAGAGATGGCGTACACCGCGGAAATGCGCGACCAGACCTATCCCTGGATGAAGGATTACGCGGTACCGGTCAGCGCGGAGATCTTCGCGCACTACGGCGTCTCCACCACTCCGACCCTCGTGTTCATCGATCGCGACGGCAAGGTCGCGAAGTACAACCCGGGCCAGCTGACCGCCGAACAGCTTGAGCCGTTGATCCAGAAGATCACGGCGCCGCCCGCTACCGCACGGTAG
- a CDS encoding tetratricopeptide repeat protein — protein MAEAIALRPSAASAQDVTFTRNIAPIVFTSCVSCHRKGGPAPFSLATYDEVRRRATQIAAVTRSRFMPPWKVEPGVGHFVGQDPLSDAQIAVLETWAKTGTPQGDAAALPPVPDLPDGWLLGKPDLIVRPSRPFTLQAQPTDAFRIFVLRLPVSKRTYVRGIEFHPGNARVVHHANIRIDRTAATRQLDDADPLPGYDGLMPRSAEYPDGHFLGWTPGQVAPLVSADLAWTLEPGSDLVVQLHLQPSGAVEQVQPEIGLYFSDRPPTRTPTILRLGSQGIEIPPGAPRYVIRDAYTLPVDADLLAVQPHAHYRAREIRGLAEFPDGTSRLVMHITDWDFRWQHVYREVAPIRLPKGTRLSMEFTYDNSAENVRNPELPPVRVYWGQRSRDEMGDLWFQLLATNDRGRELMTGQIANKMAAEDIIGYETMLRVDPKDAELHDDVALIYLGMGQAAPAVRHFEASVALKPESAAAHFNLGTALAQAGRLAEAVSAFRAALERRPGYALAHNNLGQVMLAQGKTGDALKHLQEAVRLDAANPQALAGLAEAYAAVGSYDLALEAADRALKLPLPEALAKQIVVRRQHYLQRRPPR, from the coding sequence ATGGCTGAAGCCATCGCCCTCCGACCGTCTGCCGCGAGCGCCCAGGACGTCACCTTCACGCGCAACATCGCGCCGATCGTCTTCACGTCGTGCGTGTCGTGTCATCGGAAGGGCGGTCCGGCGCCATTCAGCCTCGCGACCTACGACGAGGTCCGGCGGCGGGCGACGCAGATCGCCGCGGTCACCCGAAGCCGCTTCATGCCGCCGTGGAAGGTTGAACCGGGCGTCGGCCACTTCGTCGGGCAGGATCCGCTCAGCGACGCGCAGATTGCGGTCCTGGAGACGTGGGCGAAGACGGGCACACCGCAAGGGGATGCCGCGGCCCTGCCGCCGGTTCCAGACCTTCCCGATGGCTGGCTGTTAGGCAAGCCCGACCTGATCGTCAGGCCATCGCGGCCGTTCACCCTCCAGGCGCAGCCGACCGACGCGTTCCGGATCTTCGTCCTGCGGCTGCCGGTGTCGAAGCGCACCTACGTTCGCGGCATCGAGTTCCACCCCGGCAACGCGCGCGTCGTGCATCACGCCAACATCCGGATCGATCGCACGGCGGCGACGCGGCAACTGGACGATGCCGATCCCCTTCCCGGGTACGACGGCCTGATGCCGCGATCGGCGGAATATCCGGACGGACACTTCCTGGGCTGGACGCCCGGCCAAGTCGCCCCCCTGGTGTCTGCCGACCTGGCGTGGACACTCGAGCCCGGGAGCGACCTCGTCGTGCAGCTGCACCTCCAGCCGAGTGGCGCCGTGGAACAGGTGCAGCCCGAGATCGGGCTCTACTTCAGCGACCGCCCGCCCACGCGCACGCCCACGATCCTTCGCCTGGGCTCGCAGGGAATCGAGATTCCTCCAGGGGCGCCGCGCTACGTCATTCGCGACGCCTACACCCTCCCGGTCGATGCCGACCTGCTGGCCGTGCAGCCCCACGCGCACTATCGCGCCCGCGAAATCCGCGGCCTGGCCGAGTTCCCCGATGGCACCTCGCGTCTCGTCATGCACATCACGGACTGGGACTTCCGCTGGCAACACGTGTACCGCGAAGTCGCGCCCATTCGGCTGCCGAAGGGGACGCGGCTGTCCATGGAATTCACCTACGACAACTCCGCGGAGAACGTCCGCAACCCGGAGTTGCCGCCCGTTCGCGTCTACTGGGGCCAGCGCTCGCGCGATGAGATGGGCGACTTGTGGTTCCAGCTCCTGGCCACGAACGACCGCGGTCGCGAGCTGATGACCGGGCAGATCGCGAACAAGATGGCCGCCGAAGACATCATCGGCTACGAGACGATGCTCCGGGTCGATCCCAAGGACGCCGAACTGCACGACGACGTGGCGTTGATCTACCTGGGCATGGGACAGGCCGCGCCCGCCGTGCGGCACTTCGAGGCGTCGGTGGCGCTCAAGCCCGAGTCGGCGGCGGCGCACTTCAACCTCGGGACGGCGTTGGCGCAAGCCGGCCGGCTGGCGGAGGCGGTGAGTGCGTTTCGAGCGGCCCTGGAACGGCGGCCCGGCTACGCGCTGGCGCACAACAACCTCGGACAGGTCATGCTTGCGCAGGGCAAGACCGGTGACGCGTTGAAACACCTGCAGGAGGCGGTCCGCCTGGATGCCGCCAACCCGCAGGCGCTGGCCGGACTGGCGGAAGCATACGCGGCGGTGGGCTCCTACGATCTCGCCCTCGAGGCCGCCGACCGCGCGCTCAAGCTGCCGTTGCCGGAGGCGCTGGCCAAGCAGATTGTCGTCAGGCGCCAACACTACCTGCAACGCCGTCCACCCCGGTAG
- a CDS encoding M23 family metallopeptidase, with protein sequence MRFVRLTLLALVVIGIVGFGAGWYLAGNEPGPTITVGSPDKFIGRAGALAVTVDSPTAVSSASATLEQNGQSAPVASYSNAGAPETRVSLSGPLGKSAQPALVNGPATLTVTASRLVLFGLRTAESSVTRVLQVRLDPPRIAVTSLHHFINLGGAEFVVLRATPEDVDAGVKVGDVEYRAYPGSAVGIADPAVRVAFFALQHDQDVNARMSAFARDAAGNEATTPLEHQPTNKQFLQSRIPIDQRFLDRVVPAIASNTPDLKIDTNSPEALLRGFLTINGDLRKKNGDTIAALAAKSQPKMLWTEAFAQMGNSQVESRFADRRTYFFEDKEIDRQVHLGFDLASVQQAPVHASNAGVIVHADFLGIYGNCVIIDHGLGVQSLYAHLSSIGTKVGEPVTKGQELGRTGATGLAGGDHLHFTMLLQGVPVNPVEWWDPHWLEDRVFRKVREAGGQK encoded by the coding sequence ATGCGATTTGTTCGCCTGACGCTGCTTGCTCTTGTTGTGATCGGAATCGTCGGGTTCGGTGCCGGCTGGTACTTGGCGGGCAACGAGCCCGGCCCAACCATCACCGTCGGGTCACCGGATAAGTTCATCGGCCGCGCCGGCGCGCTCGCCGTGACCGTGGACTCGCCGACGGCGGTGTCGAGCGCGTCGGCCACGCTCGAACAGAACGGCCAGTCGGCCCCGGTCGCGTCATACTCCAACGCCGGCGCGCCGGAGACCCGCGTGTCGTTGTCTGGTCCGCTCGGAAAGTCGGCGCAGCCGGCGCTCGTCAACGGCCCGGCGACACTGACCGTGACAGCGTCACGATTAGTCCTCTTCGGGCTGCGGACCGCCGAGAGCTCGGTCACGCGGGTTCTGCAGGTCCGCCTGGATCCGCCGCGGATCGCCGTCACCTCGCTCCATCACTTCATCAACCTCGGCGGCGCGGAGTTTGTGGTCCTGCGGGCGACGCCCGAAGACGTCGACGCCGGCGTCAAGGTCGGTGATGTCGAGTACCGCGCTTACCCCGGTTCCGCTGTCGGCATTGCGGACCCGGCGGTCCGGGTGGCGTTCTTCGCGCTGCAGCACGACCAGGACGTGAATGCCCGCATGTCGGCGTTTGCGAGAGACGCAGCTGGCAACGAGGCCACGACCCCGCTCGAGCATCAGCCGACGAACAAGCAGTTCCTGCAGTCGCGCATCCCCATCGACCAGCGCTTCCTCGATCGTGTGGTGCCCGCCATCGCCTCGAACACACCGGACCTCAAGATTGACACCAACTCTCCTGAAGCCCTGCTGAGGGGATTCCTGACCATCAACGGCGACCTGCGCAAGAAGAACGGCGACACCATTGCCGCGCTCGCGGCCAAGAGCCAGCCGAAGATGCTGTGGACGGAAGCCTTCGCGCAAATGGGAAACTCGCAGGTCGAGTCGCGCTTCGCCGATCGGCGGACCTATTTCTTCGAGGACAAGGAAATCGACCGCCAGGTCCACCTCGGCTTCGACCTCGCCTCGGTTCAACAGGCGCCGGTTCATGCCTCGAACGCCGGCGTCATCGTGCACGCCGACTTCCTCGGCATCTACGGCAACTGCGTGATTATCGACCACGGCCTCGGCGTGCAGTCGCTTTACGCGCACCTGTCATCAATCGGCACAAAAGTCGGCGAGCCGGTGACGAAGGGACAGGAACTCGGCCGCACCGGTGCGACCGGCCTGGCCGGCGGTGATCACCTGCACTTCACGATGCTGCTGCAGGGCGTGCCGGTGAATCCCGTGGAGTGGTGGGATCCGCACTGGCTGGAAGACCGGGTGTTCCGAAAGGTCCGCGAGGCGGGCGGCCAGAAGTAG
- a CDS encoding M28 family peptidase: protein MHKPLPWATRRVATAAITLTLAALSLTQPHAQSPGLRGFPDDAVAAQRGREEQFRRLPDAARIKTYMEAMAGESHVAGQPSSKKVADWALGQFKSFGLDARIEEFEAMMPWPLETSVELVAPEKYALKIKEPVLPEDPDSGDQTPLYNAYSGDGDVTGEVVYVNYGMPADFERLKQLGISVKGKIVLARYGAGWRGIKPKVAYENGAIGCLIYSDPRDDGYFAGDVYPAGPYRPEFGAQRGSVMDMPVHPGDPITPGWGSEAGGKKNRREDSQTILKIPVLPISYGDALPILKQLKGPVAPAEWRGALPVTYHLGPGPAQLHMKLAFEWKNRPLYNVMVTIPGTTRADEWIIFGNHHDAWVSGADDPISGASSLMEAARGLAEMLKTGWRPSRTIKIALWDGEEWGLLGSTEWAEKHDAELKQKAAVYINTDGTGKGWLNAGGSHGLQQFMSEVAKDVMDPRTGKPVFEEARRRAILGEAEADRKAAEADPSLRLAPLGSGSDFTPFLQHLTLSALNVGFGGESPGGVYHSAYDTIKWYQTYSDTDYSYGRTLSQLTGTLVMRLADAPVLPFQFTDTADTLLRYVVEIEKLAETKKDSKVDMKPVRAAVEKLRDAGRAFEKAYGAVGRANTATLLGRAELQALNQLLITSERKLGNTEGLPRREWFKHQIYAPGFYTGYGVKTMPQIREGLEEGRFTEAQGGVRTVSAAVNALAAQVEQAAQALQQAVK from the coding sequence ATGCACAAACCTCTGCCGTGGGCGACGCGGCGTGTCGCGACCGCCGCCATCACCCTGACCCTGGCCGCTCTCAGCCTGACGCAACCGCACGCGCAGTCGCCGGGGCTTCGCGGCTTTCCGGATGACGCGGTGGCCGCGCAGCGGGGGCGCGAAGAGCAATTCCGGAGACTCCCGGACGCGGCGCGGATCAAGACCTACATGGAGGCCATGGCCGGTGAGTCGCACGTGGCCGGCCAGCCATCATCGAAGAAGGTCGCCGACTGGGCGCTGGGCCAGTTCAAGTCGTTCGGCCTCGATGCGCGCATCGAGGAATTCGAGGCGATGATGCCGTGGCCGCTGGAGACGAGCGTGGAGCTCGTCGCCCCGGAAAAGTACGCCCTGAAGATCAAGGAGCCGGTGTTACCGGAGGATCCCGACTCGGGCGACCAGACGCCGCTCTACAACGCCTATTCCGGCGACGGCGACGTCACCGGCGAAGTCGTGTACGTAAACTACGGCATGCCCGCCGACTTCGAGCGCCTCAAGCAGCTCGGGATCAGCGTCAAGGGCAAGATCGTGCTCGCGCGTTACGGCGCCGGCTGGCGCGGCATCAAGCCGAAGGTGGCTTACGAGAACGGCGCCATCGGCTGCCTGATCTACTCGGACCCGCGAGATGACGGCTACTTTGCCGGCGACGTGTATCCGGCCGGGCCTTATCGCCCGGAGTTCGGGGCGCAGCGCGGCAGCGTGATGGACATGCCGGTCCATCCCGGCGATCCCATCACGCCCGGCTGGGGCAGCGAAGCCGGCGGCAAGAAAAACCGCCGTGAAGACTCGCAGACCATCCTCAAGATCCCGGTGCTGCCGATTTCGTACGGTGACGCCCTCCCGATCCTCAAGCAGTTGAAGGGACCCGTGGCGCCGGCCGAGTGGCGCGGCGCGCTGCCGGTGACCTATCACCTCGGACCCGGCCCGGCGCAGCTGCACATGAAGCTGGCGTTCGAGTGGAAGAACCGCCCGCTCTACAACGTGATGGTCACCATTCCCGGCACCACGCGCGCGGACGAGTGGATCATCTTCGGCAACCACCACGACGCGTGGGTGAGCGGCGCCGACGACCCGATCAGCGGCGCCTCGTCGCTGATGGAGGCGGCGCGCGGCCTGGCGGAGATGCTGAAGACCGGCTGGCGGCCGTCGCGCACGATCAAGATCGCGCTGTGGGACGGCGAGGAATGGGGCCTGCTGGGATCGACCGAGTGGGCGGAAAAGCACGATGCCGAGCTGAAGCAGAAGGCCGCCGTCTACATCAACACCGACGGCACCGGCAAGGGCTGGCTCAACGCCGGCGGCTCGCACGGCCTGCAGCAGTTCATGAGCGAGGTCGCGAAAGACGTGATGGATCCGCGCACCGGCAAGCCGGTGTTCGAGGAAGCGCGCCGCCGCGCGATTCTCGGTGAGGCGGAGGCGGATCGCAAGGCCGCCGAGGCCGACCCCTCACTGCGGCTGGCGCCGCTCGGTTCGGGTTCCGACTTCACGCCGTTCCTGCAGCACCTGACCTTGTCGGCGCTCAACGTCGGCTTTGGCGGTGAGAGCCCGGGCGGCGTGTATCACTCGGCCTACGACACCATCAAGTGGTACCAGACCTACTCCGATACCGACTACTCGTACGGGCGGACGCTGTCGCAGCTGACCGGCACGCTCGTGATGCGGCTGGCCGACGCGCCCGTGCTGCCGTTCCAGTTCACCGACACCGCCGATACGCTCCTGCGCTACGTCGTCGAGATCGAGAAGCTCGCCGAGACGAAGAAAGACTCGAAGGTGGACATGAAGCCGGTGCGCGCCGCCGTGGAAAAGCTGCGCGACGCCGGCCGGGCCTTCGAGAAGGCCTACGGCGCCGTTGGCCGGGCCAACACCGCGACGCTGCTGGGCCGCGCCGAACTGCAGGCGCTCAACCAGTTGCTGATCACGTCGGAGCGGAAGCTGGGCAACACCGAGGGGCTGCCGCGCCGCGAGTGGTTCAAGCACCAGATCTACGCGCCGGGCTTCTACACCGGCTACGGCGTGAAGACGATGCCCCAGATTCGTGAGGGGCTCGAAGAGGGGCGGTTCACCGAAGCGCAGGGCGGCGTTCGTACCGTATCGGCGGCCGTGAACGCCCTGGCCGCACAGGTCGAGCAAGCGGCTCAGGCGCTACAGCAGGCGGTTAAGTAA